Proteins from a genomic interval of Paenibacillus sp. FSL R5-0623:
- a CDS encoding histidine kinase — protein sequence MTLKKRIFLLFFLSAFIPFISIFAISYYTIDSIFANKIDDGIRSNLQQVTSSLENSITNLNHVTQQLSYRGTLGKRLDEFLNPSSDIFELIEARDELKNELSVVTFTNPNIGLTLYYFQKEGTTQFGNFPIKDRFSPESLPVLFQTYGIKYYGPHMSKNRFDDQLVLSAMRKVQLSGRNDVFIYVESGFRLTQDILGYNQYNGALSHLILDGEGNIVYSEIPEAMKVGENFTSITAEPAKDGISRGYHWFKEDSSQNWSVVSVISQSQYQQEKNQWLLQILLVALFFLGFTVFLAWLLWKMVYKPLGLFHSEINGMSKNPQTKGSRARTQIPEFDFLLGEFSNMQHQIGDLFKEVQQKEKIRADLEVEKLLYQINPHFLMNTLDTVHWLAVMNGQGEIDKLVQSLNKLLYYNLGKLGQVSTMEEEIDALRQYLILQQIRYDFEFDVRITADEQVLQIPVPRFILQPLVENSLYHGLSDEGFIQIEVTCTATLNIMIQDNGAGMTEETIHNLLNNREAEQQKVGMGIGLNYVHRMLKAQYGDQAQLVIESELGTGTSILLVLPIKGEDISA from the coding sequence ATGACACTTAAAAAAAGAATCTTTTTACTGTTCTTTCTCAGTGCGTTTATCCCCTTTATTAGTATATTTGCGATTTCTTATTATACAATCGACTCCATTTTCGCAAATAAGATCGATGATGGCATCCGTAGCAATTTACAGCAGGTGACATCCTCATTGGAGAACTCCATCACCAATCTGAATCACGTTACGCAGCAATTATCTTACAGGGGTACTTTAGGCAAAAGATTAGATGAATTCTTGAATCCGTCCTCCGATATCTTCGAACTGATTGAGGCCAGGGACGAATTAAAGAACGAGTTAAGTGTTGTCACCTTCACCAACCCTAATATCGGATTGACCCTGTATTACTTTCAAAAAGAAGGTACTACGCAGTTCGGAAACTTTCCAATCAAGGATCGTTTCTCTCCTGAGTCTCTGCCTGTGCTCTTCCAAACCTATGGCATTAAGTACTATGGCCCCCATATGAGTAAGAACCGATTTGATGATCAACTCGTTCTGTCTGCTATGCGAAAAGTACAACTTTCCGGGAGAAACGACGTGTTCATTTACGTAGAATCAGGTTTTCGCCTTACACAGGATATCCTGGGCTACAATCAATACAACGGCGCATTATCTCATCTCATCCTGGATGGTGAAGGCAACATTGTGTACAGCGAAATACCGGAAGCCATGAAGGTAGGGGAGAATTTCACCAGCATAACGGCCGAACCTGCCAAGGACGGAATATCCCGCGGGTATCACTGGTTCAAAGAGGATTCCTCACAGAACTGGAGTGTCGTATCGGTCATTTCGCAGTCTCAATATCAACAGGAGAAAAACCAGTGGTTGCTTCAAATTTTGCTGGTCGCTTTATTTTTCCTCGGCTTTACCGTGTTTCTCGCTTGGTTGCTGTGGAAGATGGTCTACAAACCACTCGGTCTGTTCCATTCGGAGATCAATGGGATGTCCAAAAATCCACAAACAAAAGGGAGCCGAGCTCGCACTCAGATTCCCGAATTTGATTTTCTGTTGGGTGAATTTTCGAATATGCAGCATCAGATTGGTGACCTCTTCAAGGAAGTTCAGCAGAAAGAGAAGATTCGTGCAGACCTGGAAGTGGAAAAACTGCTCTATCAGATCAATCCGCACTTTCTGATGAATACGCTGGATACGGTGCACTGGCTGGCGGTCATGAACGGACAAGGGGAGATCGACAAGCTGGTGCAGTCATTAAACAAGCTGCTCTATTACAATCTAGGCAAATTAGGGCAAGTATCCACCATGGAAGAGGAGATCGATGCGTTAAGACAGTATCTGATTTTGCAGCAAATTCGCTATGACTTTGAATTTGACGTCCGCATTACGGCAGATGAACAAGTACTTCAAATTCCTGTGCCCCGCTTTATTCTGCAACCACTGGTTGAAAATTCGTTATATCATGGATTGAGTGACGAAGGTTTTATTCAGATTGAAGTGACATGCACTGCAACGTTGAACATTATGATACAAGATAATGGTGCAGGTATGACGGAGGAAACCATTCATAATCTGCTGAACAATCGTGAGGCTGAACAACAAAAAGTAGGGATGGGCATCGGACTCAATTACGTTCACCGCATGTTGAAGGCACAGTACGGCGACCAAGCACAACTGGTGATTGAGAGTGAATTGGGAACAGGGACAAGCATACTGCTCGTATTGCCTATTAAAGGAGAAGATATCTCGGCATGA
- a CDS encoding response regulator: MIKVLIVDDDKLVRKGISSAMPWNEFNMEVVGEASNGAKALDFLKTQPVDLMLTDLAMPVMSGIELMRAARQLYPELHIVVLTLHQDFDYIQEALRLGAIDYIAKVQLEKEQFEHVLQRIHTRISGLTNTTRKMPSQDEINVHYRNVYALVSQDRKSEQKWPKELTAHEDLIRWEVERNSYMWATPPSEDDQLFQQLKECLHQVPHSTLLVLSDVQERTWSQIKNWIRNYTETTLFYAYNPNNQVIAVSMNEEDTGSKEPQDEDLDRIKQSWFQTPWTHHDSYYNQLIDQFISLRLHKGQLMGLLYSIVMEWNHLFAQTTLGKISMIHSFESWYEVEEWIKQTAASIRKADEQTSYSQEIIDAVKKAVMIVQQDLEQAYTASALSQQLNISRSYFSQCFKDLMGKTFNEYSRFSRVEKSKEYLLNTNNTIFWIAERVGYTDEKYFSRIFRELTGLLPSEYRQLGRGNK; this comes from the coding sequence ATGATTAAGGTATTGATTGTAGATGATGATAAGTTGGTACGCAAAGGCATTAGCTCTGCGATGCCATGGAACGAGTTCAACATGGAGGTTGTAGGAGAGGCCAGCAACGGGGCGAAAGCACTGGATTTCCTAAAAACCCAACCGGTCGATCTGATGCTAACGGATCTTGCGATGCCCGTCATGTCAGGGATTGAACTGATGCGAGCTGCGAGGCAGCTCTATCCCGAACTTCATATCGTTGTGTTAACACTGCATCAGGATTTCGATTATATCCAGGAAGCGCTAAGACTCGGAGCCATTGATTATATAGCCAAAGTGCAGCTGGAGAAAGAGCAGTTCGAACATGTTCTGCAACGGATACATACCCGAATTAGCGGGTTGACAAACACGACAAGAAAGATGCCTTCGCAGGATGAAATCAATGTCCATTATCGAAATGTGTATGCACTTGTTTCACAGGATCGTAAATCAGAGCAGAAGTGGCCAAAAGAGTTAACTGCGCATGAAGATCTGATAAGGTGGGAGGTTGAGCGGAATAGCTACATGTGGGCTACACCCCCGTCCGAAGATGATCAACTATTTCAGCAATTGAAGGAATGCCTGCATCAAGTTCCCCATAGTACGTTGTTGGTTTTGTCTGATGTACAAGAGCGAACATGGTCGCAAATCAAAAACTGGATTAGGAATTATACAGAGACGACTTTATTCTATGCGTACAACCCCAATAACCAAGTCATTGCCGTTTCGATGAATGAGGAAGACACAGGTTCAAAAGAACCGCAGGATGAGGACCTTGATCGGATTAAGCAAAGTTGGTTCCAGACACCATGGACCCACCATGACAGTTACTACAATCAACTCATTGACCAGTTTATATCCTTACGATTACATAAAGGTCAGTTGATGGGATTGCTGTACTCGATCGTGATGGAATGGAACCACCTATTTGCCCAAACTACGCTTGGAAAAATCTCGATGATCCATTCTTTCGAATCTTGGTACGAGGTTGAAGAATGGATCAAACAGACTGCTGCAAGCATTCGAAAGGCAGATGAACAGACTTCGTATTCACAGGAAATTATCGATGCCGTGAAAAAAGCGGTGATGATCGTGCAGCAGGATTTGGAACAGGCATATACAGCTTCAGCTCTCTCCCAACAACTCAACATCAGCCGAAGTTATTTCAGTCAATGTTTCAAAGATCTGATGGGGAAAACCTTTAATGAGTACTCCCGCTTCAGCCGGGTAGAGAAATCCAAAGAGTACTTGCTCAATACAAATAACACGATTTTTTGGATTGCGGAGCGAGTGGGTTATACGGATGAAAAATACTTCAGCCGGATTTTCCGTGAACTGACAGGTCTTCTGCCAAGCGAATATCGGCAGCTAGGTAGAGGAAATAAATAG
- a CDS encoding GDSL-type esterase/lipase family protein, giving the protein MIRRTVSIQKSMFVSFLALLMVISLAVPPAPIRAESSSSLPGRQGEYLNRGLVAVLVDNGVFLSWRYLNNDPDDIAFNIYKNGTKVNASPISDVTNYVDTTGFDSSQYQISTVIAGKEQMQPEVVSVWHNDYLPIPLDKPADGRTKDGGTYSYYAGDASVADLDGDGEYEIVFLWSPSNSKDNSQAGYTGNVYIDAIKLDGTKLWRIDLGVNIRAGAHYTQLMVYDLDGNGKAEVVVKTADGTKDGQDTVIGDGTKDYRNDGGYILSGPEYLTLFNGETGAAVSTVNYDPPRGNVSDWGDGYGNRVDRFLGGIAYLDGTKPSVVMSRGYYTRTVLVAYDYVGGELVKRWTFDTNEAGSQYQSQGNHNLSVLDVDKDGKDEIMFGALAIDDDGSLMYSTGLGHGDAMHAGQLDPNREGYQVVSVHEHSDAAYGLEMRDAATGEILWGEKTGFDTGRGMSADIDPNYPGYESWATTVTNGQSVPVTNTYSAAGEAIYTVDEGPKTANFAIWWDGDLQRELLDHEWDNSTAKGIPLIYKWDYQNKKLNEIFRATGTLTNNHTKGNPALQADILGDWREELLLRSEDSSEYRLYTTTIPSDYRIPTLMQDPVYRLGVAWQNVSYNQPPHTGFYLGAEATSFPKADLALTREAEMLEPVYRFNFGTETASGSTNIQDTLYTQDPGYGFKDTSGVTVGANQVSAAAGTTFAVDLPNANYKVTLRLGNDANDSNVGVKSEFVQKLAVTNVTAGAPLEYSYDVAIVDGQLDLLFTGTAIDIQDVIIEKYAEKAAGAATTIYMAGDSTMQSYSEMQAPQEGWGQQFGRYFSNGAVIVNDAIGGRSSKSFMVDGRLDTILQRIKPGDFFFISFGHNDASAGIPDRYASPEDYKIYLARYVNGAKQRGATPVLLTPVGRRDFNTVTQEFNVSFPAYVQSAKEVAEELDVPLIDLSKLSIAYYDKIGNTATEKVFLYANPGEYPKYPNGINDNTHFSSYGAQKIAGLVAGAVKDMELSISSLVIDPDISEPEPEPEIQLYEEDFEGDAAGYQYAMVNATGIGGTMTGTVVEQSGNKVLSVAGSGSGNRAKVFRLFDAVNGDQVNVNFDWQSGNVSAYPSEGHLTIQDSNENALFTLYTKTGSTKIHYFVGAYNPDYGTGDTAIPEGGTATDITKNQWVNVDATVNFAEKTLDLTLTNLADPTVTQTIADISLSSSAYADNVRSMRFLGTRKGGGGTLNWTTQIDNVRIEGTQLTSEGGDQTALIALYDEIKALNLSDYTDASKAVVNRALAAAEAIFNTEATQAQVDHAFNMLTVAKESLTSEPSEEISEYKFDFGAGSAADGYIKVDAKRAYIEGNGYGFADTALTKDENRETGDLLKEDFTRVNGTSFLAEMEPANYRVTMTIGDAEELTSANVVAEQMTKLPLTSIAKGEFKEITYDIALIDGVFNFNFTGNAPKINALKLERLPDHSASNKPVIYLASDSTVANYAENYRPQAGWGETLGGFFDPNEVSIDNRAVGGLSSKTFLVGGYLNDILLDIQEGDYLFMQWSHNDSTPSRPERYLTPEQFKVYLKEYINGALQRGAIPVLVTPVNRRDFTGEVLNKSFPEYVQAMKETAQETETLIIDLNQASWEHFQELGTEGTKSIFMWVGSTEDNTHLQMNGAIKVSELVARLVKELNIPLSDLVTLEGETPEQEAPHTTATVEGELQNGWYTSPAQVTFTATDEDSEIEGTYYQINGGETVSGTQLTLTEEGTHTITYWSVDVDGNKESEQSLSISIDLVPPTIEIHGQTEYTIDQHVEIGYTASDSVSGVEEPEGVLLDTPAYTLEPGLNQVTATVSDLAGWEQTVEYHFGVIATFDSLINLTNAFADESIDPNASVLSDQLINTLQQAKQAANNREGAKARQLLASYGNEVQAARGTVFTDEQASVLIKWEEWLHQGTPLANGAPGTPVLSDNNGYDTGLKDGDFTITMNLWWGNNGNQFKLYENGVLIKEISLVDQSPSAQSVQVDITGQKNGTYIYTGELINALGSTMSVPLTVIVTDASPGQAVLSNDNWDGDGNYNVTMNLWWGINATEYELYENGVLIDTQSLQSNTPSAQSAVTAISGRAPGIFEYEAVLRNPSGETRSHKLNVTVRE; this is encoded by the coding sequence ATGATCCGAAGAACTGTTTCCATCCAGAAATCGATGTTTGTCTCTTTTTTAGCACTCCTTATGGTTATTTCACTGGCTGTTCCTCCGGCGCCGATACGTGCAGAGTCATCAAGCAGTCTGCCGGGTCGCCAAGGAGAGTATCTTAACCGGGGGTTGGTTGCGGTTCTTGTAGACAACGGCGTTTTTTTAAGCTGGAGGTATTTAAACAACGATCCAGATGATATCGCTTTCAACATATACAAAAACGGAACCAAAGTGAACGCATCGCCCATAAGTGATGTGACGAACTATGTAGACACCACTGGTTTCGACAGCTCGCAATATCAGATCTCCACCGTTATTGCAGGCAAAGAGCAGATGCAGCCGGAGGTTGTATCGGTCTGGCATAACGATTATCTCCCTATTCCGCTCGATAAACCGGCCGATGGCCGAACTAAGGACGGCGGAACATACTCCTATTATGCAGGAGATGCTTCCGTAGCTGACTTGGACGGGGATGGCGAGTATGAAATTGTCTTCCTGTGGAGTCCAAGCAATTCCAAGGACAATTCGCAGGCGGGTTATACGGGGAATGTCTATATCGATGCCATCAAACTGGATGGCACAAAGCTGTGGAGGATTGACCTGGGAGTCAACATCCGCGCCGGAGCGCACTATACGCAATTAATGGTGTATGATCTCGATGGCAATGGAAAGGCTGAGGTTGTTGTCAAGACGGCGGACGGCACAAAGGACGGCCAAGACACGGTCATTGGTGACGGCACGAAGGATTATCGCAACGACGGCGGATACATACTTTCAGGTCCAGAATATCTCACGCTGTTTAACGGTGAGACTGGCGCGGCTGTATCCACTGTGAATTATGATCCGCCAAGAGGCAACGTCAGTGACTGGGGTGACGGCTATGGCAACCGTGTAGACCGTTTCCTTGGCGGCATCGCTTATCTGGACGGTACGAAGCCAAGTGTCGTGATGAGCCGGGGTTATTATACCCGCACAGTGCTTGTTGCTTATGATTATGTTGGCGGGGAACTCGTCAAGCGCTGGACGTTCGACACGAATGAAGCAGGATCACAATATCAATCACAGGGCAACCACAATCTAAGTGTGCTGGATGTCGACAAGGACGGCAAGGACGAAATTATGTTTGGCGCCTTAGCCATTGACGATGACGGCAGCTTGATGTACAGCACCGGACTCGGCCACGGTGACGCCATGCACGCCGGCCAGCTCGATCCGAACCGGGAGGGCTATCAGGTCGTAAGTGTGCACGAGCATTCCGATGCGGCATACGGGCTGGAGATGCGCGATGCGGCAACAGGTGAAATCCTCTGGGGTGAGAAAACAGGTTTTGACACCGGTCGCGGGATGTCGGCGGACATTGATCCGAACTATCCGGGTTACGAATCATGGGCCACGACCGTTACCAATGGGCAAAGTGTACCTGTAACCAATACCTATTCAGCAGCCGGAGAGGCTATCTACACTGTGGACGAAGGGCCCAAAACCGCCAATTTCGCCATCTGGTGGGATGGAGATCTTCAGCGGGAGCTGTTGGACCATGAGTGGGATAATAGCACAGCCAAAGGAATTCCGCTCATCTATAAGTGGGATTACCAAAACAAAAAGCTGAATGAGATCTTCCGGGCAACCGGTACGTTAACGAACAACCATACCAAAGGCAATCCGGCACTCCAGGCGGACATTCTGGGCGACTGGCGTGAGGAGCTTCTGCTGCGGAGCGAAGATAGTTCGGAGTATCGTCTCTACACGACGACCATTCCTTCAGACTACCGCATCCCTACGCTGATGCAGGACCCTGTGTATCGACTTGGCGTAGCCTGGCAAAATGTATCCTACAACCAGCCGCCTCATACCGGCTTTTATCTTGGAGCGGAAGCTACATCATTCCCTAAAGCCGATCTGGCGCTGACTCGCGAAGCTGAAATGCTGGAGCCGGTCTACCGCTTTAATTTCGGTACAGAGACTGCGTCGGGAAGTACAAACATACAGGATACGCTCTACACACAAGATCCGGGATACGGCTTCAAGGATACAAGTGGTGTTACGGTAGGGGCAAACCAGGTTTCGGCCGCGGCAGGCACGACATTTGCCGTTGATCTGCCCAATGCGAACTATAAGGTGACGCTGCGATTGGGCAATGATGCGAATGACTCAAATGTTGGAGTCAAATCTGAATTCGTTCAGAAGCTCGCCGTAACCAATGTGACAGCAGGAGCACCGTTGGAGTATTCCTATGATGTTGCAATAGTGGATGGACAGCTCGATCTTCTCTTCACAGGGACAGCCATAGACATTCAAGATGTCATCATCGAGAAGTATGCAGAGAAAGCGGCTGGTGCGGCAACAACGATCTATATGGCTGGTGATTCAACCATGCAATCGTACAGTGAAATGCAGGCTCCTCAAGAGGGATGGGGCCAGCAGTTCGGACGTTATTTCTCCAATGGGGCAGTCATTGTGAACGATGCGATCGGCGGCCGAAGCAGCAAATCGTTTATGGTAGACGGTCGTCTGGATACCATCCTGCAGCGAATTAAGCCGGGGGACTTCTTCTTCATTTCCTTTGGTCATAACGACGCCAGTGCAGGGATACCGGACCGTTACGCGTCACCGGAGGACTATAAGATCTACTTAGCTCGTTATGTAAACGGTGCCAAACAGCGGGGCGCTACACCGGTATTGCTCACTCCGGTTGGGCGCAGAGATTTTAATACGGTGACTCAGGAATTCAATGTCAGCTTCCCGGCATACGTGCAGTCTGCCAAAGAAGTGGCGGAGGAGCTAGATGTGCCACTTATTGATCTCAGCAAATTAAGCATTGCGTACTACGACAAAATTGGTAATACAGCTACGGAGAAAGTGTTCCTCTATGCTAATCCGGGTGAATATCCAAAATACCCGAATGGGATCAACGATAATACGCATTTCAGCAGCTATGGTGCACAGAAAATTGCCGGACTCGTTGCTGGTGCGGTCAAAGACATGGAGCTGAGCATTTCGTCGCTGGTCATCGACCCGGATATTTCCGAACCCGAGCCAGAGCCGGAAATCCAACTATATGAGGAGGATTTTGAAGGCGACGCTGCCGGTTACCAGTATGCGATGGTCAATGCCACGGGTATTGGAGGAACCATGACGGGGACCGTTGTTGAACAGTCCGGAAATAAGGTCCTGTCCGTCGCGGGGTCAGGTTCAGGCAATCGGGCCAAAGTATTCCGTCTGTTTGATGCCGTAAACGGCGATCAGGTGAACGTGAACTTTGACTGGCAATCCGGTAATGTGAGTGCCTATCCATCAGAAGGTCATCTCACGATTCAGGATTCGAACGAAAATGCCCTGTTCACGCTGTATACCAAAACCGGAAGCACCAAAATTCATTATTTTGTCGGTGCATATAATCCGGACTATGGCACAGGGGATACAGCCATACCCGAAGGGGGAACGGCTACAGATATTACCAAGAACCAGTGGGTCAATGTGGATGCAACCGTTAATTTTGCCGAGAAAACATTGGATCTGACATTAACGAACCTGGCCGATCCGACAGTTACCCAAACGATTGCAGATATCTCGCTGAGTTCCAGCGCATATGCGGACAACGTCAGATCCATGCGATTCCTGGGAACGAGAAAAGGCGGTGGAGGTACGCTGAACTGGACTACCCAGATCGACAACGTGCGAATTGAAGGCACACAGCTCACTTCGGAGGGCGGCGATCAGACGGCCTTAATCGCTCTGTACGATGAGATCAAAGCACTGAATCTGTCGGATTATACAGATGCATCGAAGGCCGTGGTGAACCGGGCTTTGGCAGCTGCGGAAGCTATATTCAATACGGAAGCCACGCAGGCTCAAGTTGACCATGCGTTTAACATGTTAACTGTTGCGAAGGAGTCATTAACAAGTGAACCGAGCGAAGAGATAAGCGAATACAAATTTGACTTTGGTGCCGGCAGCGCAGCCGACGGATACATCAAGGTAGATGCCAAAAGAGCGTACATTGAAGGCAACGGATACGGTTTTGCCGATACTGCACTCACCAAAGATGAGAACCGGGAAACCGGAGATTTGCTCAAGGAAGATTTCACACGAGTAAACGGTACCTCTTTCCTGGCGGAGATGGAACCGGCCAATTACCGGGTAACGATGACCATCGGGGATGCGGAGGAATTGACCAGCGCAAATGTCGTTGCAGAACAGATGACAAAGCTGCCGCTTACAAGCATTGCCAAGGGCGAATTCAAAGAAATCACGTATGACATTGCCCTGATCGATGGGGTCTTTAACTTCAATTTCACCGGAAATGCACCGAAGATCAATGCGCTGAAGCTGGAGCGTCTGCCAGATCACAGTGCAAGCAATAAACCTGTTATTTATTTGGCCAGCGATTCCACTGTGGCCAATTACGCGGAGAACTACCGTCCGCAAGCGGGCTGGGGAGAAACGTTAGGTGGATTTTTTGATCCAAATGAAGTCAGTATTGATAACCGGGCAGTTGGAGGTTTGAGCAGCAAAACCTTCCTGGTCGGTGGATATCTCAACGATATTTTACTCGACATTCAAGAAGGCGATTATCTGTTCATGCAGTGGTCTCATAATGATTCCACGCCGTCCCGTCCAGAGCGTTATCTCACGCCCGAGCAGTTCAAGGTATATTTGAAAGAATACATTAACGGCGCTCTGCAGAGAGGTGCGATTCCAGTTCTGGTCACGCCAGTGAATCGTCGTGATTTTACCGGAGAAGTGCTGAACAAAAGCTTCCCGGAATACGTACAGGCGATGAAAGAAACGGCGCAGGAAACGGAAACGCTTATCATTGATCTGAACCAAGCCAGTTGGGAGCATTTCCAAGAGCTTGGCACAGAAGGAACCAAATCGATATTCATGTGGGTAGGCTCAACCGAGGACAATACACATTTGCAAATGAACGGTGCAATCAAGGTATCTGAACTCGTGGCACGCCTTGTGAAGGAATTGAATATTCCGCTATCTGATTTGGTTACGTTGGAAGGGGAAACTCCGGAGCAGGAAGCGCCGCATACTACGGCAACTGTGGAAGGAGAATTGCAGAACGGCTGGTATACTTCTCCGGCACAAGTAACCTTCACAGCAACCGATGAAGATTCCGAAATCGAAGGGACCTATTATCAAATCAATGGTGGTGAAACGGTGAGTGGCACACAGTTGACTCTAACTGAAGAAGGTACACATACCATCACCTACTGGAGTGTCGATGTTGACGGTAACAAAGAGAGTGAACAGTCTTTGTCCATATCCATTGATCTCGTACCTCCAACCATTGAAATTCATGGTCAAACCGAGTACACCATTGATCAGCATGTGGAAATTGGATATACAGCCTCCGATTCGGTATCCGGAGTGGAAGAACCGGAGGGTGTGCTTCTCGACACTCCTGCGTATACACTGGAACCCGGCCTGAACCAGGTTACGGCAACGGTCTCCGATCTGGCTGGCTGGGAACAGACGGTAGAATATCATTTTGGCGTTATTGCTACATTCGACAGCCTGATTAATCTGACCAACGCCTTTGCTGATGAATCGATCGATCCTAATGCTAGTGTTCTATCTGATCAACTCATAAACACGTTACAGCAGGCCAAACAGGCAGCAAACAATCGTGAAGGAGCAAAAGCGCGTCAATTGCTTGCATCCTACGGTAATGAAGTTCAAGCAGCTAGAGGAACCGTATTTACGGATGAGCAGGCAAGTGTGCTGATTAAGTGGGAGGAATGGCTCCATCAGGGAACGCCACTAGCAAACGGAGCCCCTGGCACTCCGGTGTTATCTGATAATAATGGTTACGACACAGGGCTCAAAGACGGAGACTTTACAATCACGATGAATCTGTGGTGGGGGAATAACGGCAATCAGTTCAAGCTGTATGAGAATGGTGTATTGATTAAAGAAATTTCTCTGGTCGATCAATCCCCGTCCGCCCAGTCTGTTCAAGTGGATATTACTGGACAGAAAAATGGTACCTATATCTATACTGGAGAATTGATCAATGCACTGGGTTCAACCATGAGTGTTCCACTGACAGTCATCGTCACAGATGCTTCCCCAGGGCAAGCGGTTCTGTCGAATGACAACTGGGACGGTGACGGCAACTATAATGTCACCATGAATCTGTGGTGGGGAATAAACGCAACCGAATATGAACTTTACGAAAATGGTGTATTGATCGACACACAATCGCTTCAATCCAATACGCCTAGTGCACAGTCTGCAGTTACCGCAATCTCTGGAAGGGCACCTGGAATCTTCGAGTATGAAGCGGTACTTCGCAATCCCTCAGGGGAAACCAGATCACACAAATTAAATGTGACGGTACGAGAGTAG